The proteins below are encoded in one region of Zavarzinia compransoris:
- a CDS encoding ribbon-helix-helix protein, CopG family yields the protein MTKIRKKQRLSIYLDPDVTKALAAYAARRDQSRSLVAEAAIASFLSPDAAERQEAATTKRLDQLDRRMTRMERDLGISVEMLAVFVRFWLTTNPPLPEPAQAAARAQAGERYDAFVAALGRRLAKGPKVREEISEDIAGIASAE from the coding sequence ATGACGAAAATTCGGAAGAAGCAGCGGCTCTCGATCTATCTTGATCCGGACGTCACGAAGGCGCTGGCCGCCTATGCTGCGCGGCGCGACCAATCGCGATCTCTGGTCGCTGAAGCGGCCATCGCGTCGTTCCTGTCGCCGGATGCAGCCGAGCGCCAGGAGGCAGCAACCACCAAGCGGTTGGATCAGCTCGACCGGCGCATGACGCGGATGGAACGCGATCTCGGTATTTCCGTCGAAATGCTTGCGGTGTTTGTCCGCTTCTGGCTCACCACCAATCCGCCGTTGCCAGAGCCCGCTCAGGCAGCCGCACGCGCGCAGGCCGGCGAGCGGTACGACGCCTTCGTCGCCGCACTCGGGCGGCGACTCGCGAAGGGACCCAAGGTGCGTGAGGAGATTTCCGAAGACATCGCAGGCATCGCGAGCGCGGAATAA